In Hasllibacter sp. MH4015, the following proteins share a genomic window:
- the rapZ gene encoding RNase adapter RapZ, which yields MPNAVPSPAHVVFVTGPSGAGRTTVINALEDLGFEAIDNLPLRLLPRLLEGPPPDRPLALGIDPRTRDFGAEDLLRAHEKLAADPAYATDLIYVDCEAATLQRRYSETRRRHPLSPDADPAEGIAQEREILAPLRGHASVLIDTTNRTPHDTRAEIGRFFTPDRAPRLVIQLTSFSYRRGLPLGADLVFDCRFLRNPHWDPDLRAQDGRDDGVRAYIAEDARFDAFTDQIEAMLMLLLPAFREEGKSHLTVAFGCTGGRHRSVALTEITAARLADSGWQVSKRHRDVDRDKARAPEDGASAASRGGEA from the coding sequence ATGCCGAACGCCGTCCCGTCCCCCGCCCATGTCGTGTTCGTCACCGGACCGTCCGGTGCGGGACGCACCACGGTTATCAACGCGCTGGAGGATCTGGGGTTCGAGGCCATCGACAACCTGCCCCTGCGCCTTCTGCCGCGCCTGTTGGAGGGGCCGCCGCCGGACCGCCCCCTGGCGCTTGGCATCGACCCGCGCACCCGTGATTTCGGAGCGGAGGATCTGCTCCGCGCCCACGAAAAACTCGCCGCCGACCCGGCCTACGCGACGGATCTGATCTATGTCGATTGTGAAGCCGCCACCTTACAGCGGCGCTATTCGGAGACACGTCGGCGACACCCGCTAAGCCCGGATGCCGATCCGGCAGAAGGGATCGCGCAGGAACGCGAGATCCTGGCTCCCCTGCGCGGACATGCCAGCGTCCTAATCGACACGACAAACCGGACCCCCCATGACACGAGGGCGGAGATCGGGCGCTTCTTCACGCCGGATCGCGCGCCGCGCCTCGTGATCCAGCTGACCTCGTTCTCATACCGCCGGGGCCTGCCACTGGGAGCGGATCTCGTGTTCGACTGCCGCTTCCTCCGCAATCCGCACTGGGACCCGGACCTGCGCGCACAGGACGGGCGGGACGACGGTGTCCGGGCCTATATCGCGGAGGATGCACGGTTCGACGCCTTCACCGATCAGATCGAGGCGATGCTGATGCTTCTGCTGCCCGCGTTCCGGGAGGAGGGCAAAAGCCACCTGACGGTCGCATTCGGCTGTACCGGGGGGCGTCACAGGTCCGTGGCCCTGACCGAAATCACCGCGGCACGGCTTGCGGACTCAGGCTGGCAAGTGTCAAAAAGGCACCGAGACGTGGACCGAGACAAAGCGCGCGCCCCTGAAGACGGGGC